The following are encoded in a window of Armatimonadota bacterium genomic DNA:
- a CDS encoding PEP-CTERM sorting domain-containing protein (PEP-CTERM proteins occur, often in large numbers, in the proteomes of bacteria that also encode an exosortase, a predicted intramembrane cysteine proteinase. The presence of a PEP-CTERM domain at a protein's C-terminus predicts cleavage within the sorting domain, followed by covalent anchoring to some some component of the (usually Gram-negative) cell surface. Many PEP-CTERM proteins exhibit an unusual sequence composition that includes large numbers of potential glycosylation sites. Expression of one such protein has been shown restore the ability of a bacterium to form floc, a type of biofilm.) yields MKRVLLSIVMLVLIVAAVPAFSFSASVLCQGNICGGIGVRDYQYEVTVTDGLIYQLHVGTCDPNLQDYFNILMPAGWSFNIYSIIEDHADTFTPHGQISTPTGSCQWCAVWTDTTGQGVANAVFGFDNPNSPHDVGWFINSSAAVENWSMPVGLGDGPVHGPTVPEPSGLLALLSGLGVLSGAVVRMKK; encoded by the coding sequence ATGAAACGAGTTTTGTTGTCGATCGTAATGCTTGTTCTTATTGTTGCGGCTGTCCCGGCATTTTCGTTTAGCGCTTCGGTCCTTTGCCAGGGCAACATCTGTGGAGGTATTGGGGTTCGGGATTACCAGTATGAAGTCACCGTGACTGATGGACTGATCTACCAGTTGCATGTGGGCACTTGCGACCCGAACCTGCAGGATTACTTCAACATTTTGATGCCTGCCGGCTGGAGTTTCAATATCTACAGCATTATTGAGGATCATGCAGACACATTTACGCCTCATGGTCAGATATCGACTCCTACCGGGTCCTGCCAATGGTGCGCGGTATGGACCGACACGACCGGCCAGGGTGTGGCAAACGCGGTGTTCGGCTTTGACAATCCCAACAGCCCGCATGATGTCGGCTGGTTTATCAATTCCAGCGCTGCGGTTGAGAACTGGTCAATGCCTGTAGGTTTGGGCGATGGTCCGGTTCATGGTCCCACGGTCCCGGAGCCGTCCGGCCTGCTTGCATTGTTAAGCGGCCTTGGCGTTCTCAGTGGGGCCGTCGTTCGCATGAAGAAGTAA
- the ftsY gene encoding signal recognition particle-docking protein FtsY produces MRLFKGIFGKVDQLLTGRRPIDDELFDDLEELLIQADLSIHTTTKLVDSLKDVTRKEKLHESDEIKDHLKALLVDILAEGDGQGLSLPAHVPAVYMFVGVNGVGKTTTIAKLANRFKSQGKRVVLSAADTFRAAAIDQLEIWADRIGVEIIKHQPGADPGAVVFDSLQAAIARKADVVIIDTAGRLHTKTNLMEELKKVGRIVNKTLGRDADETLLVLDATTGQNAVTQAREFMNIVPLTGIALAKIDGTAKGGIVVTIKDELGLPIKLAGSGEGVDDLEDFNPQAFVEALFE; encoded by the coding sequence ATGCGTCTGTTTAAGGGTATATTCGGCAAAGTCGATCAACTGCTCACCGGGCGGCGTCCGATCGATGATGAACTTTTTGACGATCTTGAGGAACTGTTGATCCAGGCGGATCTGAGTATTCACACGACCACAAAGCTTGTCGACTCTCTCAAGGATGTCACTCGCAAGGAGAAGCTCCACGAGTCCGACGAGATCAAGGACCATCTCAAGGCTCTGCTCGTCGATATTCTGGCCGAGGGGGACGGGCAGGGGCTCAGTCTTCCCGCGCACGTTCCGGCGGTATATATGTTTGTCGGGGTCAATGGAGTCGGCAAGACCACTACAATCGCGAAACTCGCAAACAGGTTCAAGAGCCAGGGCAAGCGTGTCGTACTTTCCGCGGCAGATACGTTTCGCGCCGCCGCTATAGACCAGTTGGAGATATGGGCGGACAGAATAGGTGTCGAGATCATCAAGCACCAGCCTGGAGCCGACCCGGGCGCTGTGGTCTTTGATTCGCTGCAGGCAGCAATTGCCCGCAAAGCCGATGTAGTGATAATCGATACTGCAGGCAGGCTCCATACAAAGACGAACTTAATGGAGGAGCTTAAGAAAGTCGGCAGGATAGTGAACAAGACCCTCGGTCGCGACGCGGACGAGACTCTGCTTGTTCTGGACGCGACGACAGGCCAGAATGCTGTCACTCAGGCCAGAGAGTTTATGAACATAGTCCCGTTGACGGGTATCGCGCTAGCCAAGATAGACGGCACTGCAAAGGGCGGCATCGTAGTTACGATCAAGGACGAGTTGGGGCTGCCGATCAAGCTTGCAGGCTCCGGCGAAGGTGTCGATGACCTGGAAGACTTCAATCCTCAGGCATTTGTGGAGGCACTGTTTGAATAG
- the pdxT gene encoding pyridoxal 5'-phosphate synthase glutaminase subunit PdxT: protein MDSKTTIKDSYSPSPVRIGVLGLQGDYQKHLEMLQMIDGVEAKIVRTVQDINDWCDGLIIPGGESTTVGKLMDRYGVDKAIRKRVADGMTVFGTCTGMILLSKDIEGSDQHRLGLMDTSVRRNAYGRQLDSFETDLNIKCLKGGPVRAIFIRAPQITKVSGNAQALACLESGEAVMVRQDNCLAISFHPELTADTRVHEYFVEMTRESIANNLTKDTTC, encoded by the coding sequence TTGGATAGCAAAACCACCATCAAGGATTCATATAGCCCCAGCCCGGTGCGCATAGGTGTGCTCGGGCTGCAGGGCGACTATCAGAAACACCTCGAAATGCTGCAAATGATTGACGGCGTCGAAGCAAAGATCGTCCGCACAGTCCAGGACATCAATGACTGGTGCGACGGACTGATTATCCCAGGAGGCGAAAGCACGACTGTCGGCAAGCTGATGGACCGCTATGGTGTGGATAAGGCGATACGGAAGCGCGTCGCCGACGGAATGACCGTATTCGGCACATGCACCGGCATGATCCTGCTTTCAAAGGATATCGAGGGCAGCGACCAGCACCGGCTGGGTCTGATGGACACATCCGTACGCCGCAATGCTTATGGCCGGCAGTTGGATAGTTTCGAGACCGACCTCAATATAAAATGCCTCAAAGGCGGACCGGTACGTGCTATATTCATTCGTGCTCCACAAATAACAAAGGTCTCTGGGAATGCTCAGGCGCTGGCATGTCTGGAATCTGGTGAGGCTGTAATGGTGCGGCAGGATAACTGCCTGGCTATCTCATTTCACCCCGAACTTACGGCGGATACCCGTGTGCATGAGTATTTTGTAGAGATGACGAGAGAAAGCATTGCCAACAACCTGACTAAGGATACTACTTGCTGA
- the pdxS gene encoding pyridoxal 5'-phosphate synthase lyase subunit PdxS translates to MSEQQKSTWQTKVGLAEMLKGGVIMDVTNAEQAKIAEDAGAVAVMALERVPADIRKEGGVARMSDPLVIQEIMKAVTIPVMAKARIGHFAEAQVLEALGVDYIDESEVLTPADESFHIDKHLFKVPFVCGCRDLGEALRRIGEGAAMIRTKGEAGSGNIVEAVRHMRTVTSHMRKIQNMREDELMAEAKNLGAPYDLVVEIHKTGKLPVPNFSAGGIATPADASLMMQLGAEAVFVGSGIFKSEDPAPRAKAIVDATTHYMDFKLIAELSKGLGKAMEGLDIRQLDEKDRMANRGW, encoded by the coding sequence ATGAGTGAACAGCAGAAATCCACATGGCAAACTAAAGTCGGCCTGGCAGAAATGCTCAAGGGCGGCGTAATAATGGACGTTACCAACGCAGAGCAGGCAAAAATCGCGGAAGACGCCGGAGCTGTAGCAGTTATGGCTCTCGAACGAGTACCTGCCGACATACGCAAAGAGGGCGGAGTCGCTCGAATGTCCGACCCGCTCGTGATCCAGGAAATTATGAAAGCCGTCACCATCCCTGTGATGGCCAAGGCTCGTATAGGCCACTTTGCCGAGGCTCAGGTCCTCGAAGCGCTGGGTGTCGACTATATCGACGAGAGCGAAGTGCTCACACCAGCCGATGAGTCTTTCCACATCGACAAGCATCTATTCAAAGTGCCGTTCGTATGCGGATGCAGAGACCTCGGTGAGGCCTTGAGGCGCATCGGCGAGGGCGCTGCCATGATCCGCACCAAGGGCGAGGCCGGTTCGGGCAATATAGTCGAAGCGGTGCGGCATATGCGCACAGTAACATCTCACATGCGCAAGATCCAGAATATGCGCGAGGACGAACTGATGGCTGAGGCAAAGAACCTGGGCGCGCCGTATGACCTGGTCGTAGAGATTCACAAGACAGGCAAGCTCCCCGTGCCCAACTTCTCGGCAGGCGGAATCGCAACCCCGGCTGACGCATCCCTTATGATGCAGCTTGGAGCCGAGGCGGTGTTTGTCGGGTCCGGTATATTCAAGTCCGAAGACCCTGCGCCGCGCGCAAAGGCAATCGTAGACGCCACTACCCATTACATGGACTTCAAGCTTATCGCCGAGCTTTCCAAGGGCCTGGGCAAGGCAATGGAAGGTTTGGACATCCGCCAGCTCGATGAGAAGGACCGTATGGCAAATAGAGGCTGGTAA
- a CDS encoding choice-of-anchor Q domain-containing protein codes for MKAYVRLIFSALILSCCMPARAVVFVSTTGNDVINTGLSWAQAKRTIQAGATLAASQSDKTVWVAKNTVPVPAYVENITVPAGVKVYGGFDGNEDPNTFDLDNRVFTPPTRVYPLVATISIFTTSGTNRIDGFTIANGFASIGGAIKTATGTSLIVANCEFVSNVSHYGGCIYADDGYLSVGNTKFTNNYAIDSIGNPNASGGAIYVNGSTLIVSDCTFYLNVAKIDTVNSGTAKGGAIYAQGGPGITIQRSKFSLCYSKKAGSVATCYSYGGAIYSIGADAQIRNNMFYDCGALGTGDAETSYGGAIAFENPGTPNIINNSFYGNSVTPNAGLVTDTDRPYGFGAAIYLSGSGPANILNNIISQSRGTAVVNDGMSVSFNYNLLWHNAGGDIFGLSFPFYSTNPAINKDFNIMKDPQYYDKYDGDLHLTYGSPAKNAGYNTSAAGSSDIDGEPRVVGGAIDIGADEFCDQDNDGGADIIDSDPTVFSESDTLDGDGIADIYDNCPSAANPDQLDSNGDGKGDACTPLSTGANPLAYYVDASHMISGDGTTWDTAFETIQEAIDAADSHNQAGWTQNYAVWVRGGPATKTYYQNILIWHGVAVYGAWSGKPVAPTDSPNPYPLRDFNNNQTTIDGNGFDSCAVIAHLPQDRYLVEPLKTAYDNTSTVLDTFRLTNGKAELGGGISIYKEYADVSTCRINDNTAALGGGVYIYDSSSIIGDGLTPPPATLLSGDTTIYDNTAAGVASYAGYGGGIYAEQGSPYIFANRIQGNDAFYGGGIAARSSATRIIQNLIGCVSEPNIAAGNGTGDGKGGGIYLDSESNAALNKLTIVSNRADGSTGQGGGIYAADTNFRLRNSILANNTAGHTVSTQKGGAIFTSGTDPVTTEPWCWITYSDFYSNSATQFVGLPDPTSASPIPLICPLTNIALDPQFMAPGTNCNHRLAVGSPLIGAGDPADGPQNMGAFQEEDPPVSISEAKKLGSGVLVEVSGVVVTAVFDDGFYVQDVNRISGIKVRTSSPNVSVGQMVNIEGITTTTGIEREIMNPKVAVLKAVAAEVKPLSMSNSALGGGTFEGQPGVWGWELVTGPDGKHVKKWKSAGGLNNVGLLVTTWGKVKEVIQGNRPYMLINDGSLNDVRVYLPDDAPAPPIGKLAVVTGISTIVSDKGSTLRAVRPRTKSDLTYYP; via the coding sequence ATGAAAGCTTACGTACGCCTTATTTTCTCAGCTCTGATTCTCTCATGCTGCATGCCAGCCAGGGCGGTTGTCTTCGTCTCAACAACAGGCAATGACGTCATAAACACAGGCTTGAGTTGGGCGCAGGCAAAGCGCACTATCCAAGCGGGAGCAACGCTTGCTGCATCACAGAGCGATAAGACTGTCTGGGTTGCAAAGAACACAGTCCCTGTTCCGGCATATGTGGAGAATATCACTGTGCCTGCCGGTGTGAAGGTCTACGGCGGATTTGACGGAAACGAAGACCCGAATACCTTTGACTTGGACAATCGAGTGTTCACTCCGCCGACAAGGGTGTATCCGCTTGTCGCCACCATCAGTATTTTCACAACCTCCGGTACAAACCGAATAGACGGTTTTACGATTGCAAACGGTTTTGCGTCGATTGGCGGAGCGATAAAAACGGCCACCGGCACCAGCCTTATAGTGGCAAACTGCGAATTTGTTAGCAACGTTTCACATTATGGCGGATGTATTTATGCGGACGATGGCTATCTGTCAGTAGGCAATACAAAATTCACGAACAATTATGCTATCGATTCTATAGGTAATCCGAACGCAAGCGGCGGCGCTATCTATGTGAATGGATCCACACTCATAGTATCGGACTGCACTTTTTATTTGAACGTCGCCAAAATCGATACTGTCAACTCAGGGACTGCAAAAGGTGGCGCTATATATGCCCAAGGAGGCCCCGGCATTACAATACAGCGTTCCAAATTTAGCTTATGCTATTCAAAAAAAGCGGGGAGCGTTGCAACATGCTACTCCTACGGAGGGGCAATATATAGCATAGGCGCTGATGCGCAGATCAGGAATAATATGTTCTACGACTGCGGCGCTCTCGGCACGGGTGATGCTGAGACCTCTTATGGTGGAGCAATCGCTTTTGAAAACCCGGGCACTCCCAATATCATCAACAATTCATTCTACGGCAATTCAGTCACGCCCAATGCCGGTCTGGTCACCGATACCGACCGTCCATATGGCTTCGGGGCGGCGATATACCTCTCAGGTTCCGGTCCTGCGAACATCCTCAATAATATAATATCTCAATCTCGCGGGACGGCGGTCGTTAATGACGGGATGTCGGTCAGCTTCAATTATAACCTGCTCTGGCACAATGCGGGTGGAGATATATTCGGGTTGAGTTTTCCGTTCTACAGCACTAACCCTGCGATCAATAAAGACTTTAATATTATGAAAGACCCGCAATACTACGACAAATATGATGGTGATTTGCACCTCACCTATGGTTCTCCTGCCAAAAACGCAGGCTACAATACATCTGCAGCGGGGTCGTCTGATATAGACGGCGAACCCAGAGTAGTAGGTGGAGCTATAGACATAGGCGCTGATGAGTTCTGTGACCAGGACAATGACGGCGGCGCTGACATCATCGACTCTGACCCGACCGTTTTTTCGGAAAGCGACACATTGGATGGCGACGGAATTGCCGATATATACGACAACTGTCCTTCCGCTGCTAACCCGGATCAGCTTGACTCAAATGGCGATGGCAAAGGAGACGCCTGCACACCGCTTTCAACCGGCGCGAATCCTCTGGCTTACTATGTTGACGCAAGCCATATGATAAGTGGTGACGGCACGACATGGGATACCGCATTCGAAACAATTCAAGAAGCAATTGACGCCGCTGACAGCCACAATCAGGCAGGATGGACACAAAACTATGCTGTCTGGGTGCGCGGCGGTCCGGCAACCAAGACCTATTACCAGAATATTTTAATCTGGCATGGGGTTGCGGTATATGGGGCATGGTCCGGCAAACCTGTTGCACCCACTGATTCGCCAAACCCGTATCCGCTGCGCGATTTCAATAATAATCAGACGACTATTGACGGCAACGGGTTCGATTCGTGCGCAGTCATTGCGCATTTACCGCAGGACAGATATCTTGTCGAGCCACTAAAGACCGCTTACGACAACACTTCCACCGTGCTCGACACGTTTAGACTAACAAACGGCAAGGCCGAACTCGGCGGCGGCATTAGTATATACAAAGAATATGCCGATGTCTCTACTTGTCGGATAAACGACAACACCGCTGCTCTGGGAGGAGGCGTATACATATATGACAGCTCCTCGATTATAGGTGACGGCCTGACACCTCCTCCAGCGACTCTCCTCAGCGGAGACACAACCATATATGACAATACCGCTGCGGGTGTCGCTTCATATGCCGGTTACGGAGGTGGAATATATGCCGAACAGGGCTCACCGTATATTTTTGCAAATAGAATCCAGGGCAACGACGCGTTTTATGGCGGCGGAATCGCAGCGCGCAGTTCGGCTACCAGGATAATCCAAAACCTGATAGGCTGTGTGTCGGAGCCAAATATCGCAGCAGGCAATGGTACCGGCGATGGCAAAGGCGGCGGAATATATCTGGATAGCGAATCGAATGCAGCATTGAACAAACTCACCATAGTATCAAATAGAGCCGACGGCTCAACAGGACAGGGAGGCGGAATATACGCGGCGGACACAAACTTCAGATTAAGAAACTCTATACTGGCCAATAATACCGCGGGACATACCGTTTCGACGCAAAAAGGTGGAGCGATATTCACCAGCGGGACAGATCCCGTGACGACCGAGCCATGGTGCTGGATTACATATTCAGATTTCTACAGCAACTCGGCAACTCAGTTTGTGGGTCTGCCTGACCCGACAAGCGCATCTCCAATTCCGCTCATTTGTCCATTAACCAACATTGCTTTAGACCCGCAGTTTATGGCTCCCGGGACTAACTGCAATCACAGGCTGGCCGTCGGCTCGCCTTTGATTGGAGCGGGTGACCCTGCGGACGGTCCTCAAAACATGGGAGCATTCCAGGAAGAAGACCCGCCTGTAAGCATCAGCGAGGCAAAAAAACTCGGCAGCGGAGTACTTGTAGAAGTGTCGGGAGTGGTGGTGACGGCTGTCTTTGACGACGGATTCTATGTGCAGGACGTTAATCGCATATCAGGGATTAAAGTCAGGACATCTTCTCCGAATGTAAGCGTGGGACAGATGGTAAATATCGAAGGTATAACTACAACTACCGGCATAGAGCGCGAGATCATGAACCCGAAAGTGGCTGTATTAAAAGCCGTGGCCGCAGAGGTAAAACCGCTGTCTATGAGCAACTCGGCTCTTGGAGGAGGCACATTTGAGGGTCAGCCGGGAGTATGGGGTTGGGAACTTGTGACCGGTCCGGACGGCAAGCATGTAAAAAAATGGAAATCCGCTGGCGGGCTCAATAACGTTGGTCTGCTGGTGACTACTTGGGGAAAGGTGAAAGAAGTTATTCAAGGTAATCGCCCATATATGCTGATCAATGACGGGTCTCTCAATGATGTGAGGGTCTATCTGCCGGATGATGCGCCTGCTCCGCCAATTGGAAAGCTGGCTGTTGTGACTGGTATATCTACTATAGTGTCGGATAAAGGTTCAACGCTTAGAGCAGTAAGACCCAGGACAAAATCGGACCTGACATACTACCCTTAA
- a CDS encoding dolichyl-phosphate beta-glucosyltransferase, whose product MNSGAGDSNIYLSVIIPVYNEQNRIGDSLIAVESYLKNFGKSYEIILVDDGSTDSTLDIVRQISNSGRLTRIVSYRQNMGKGYAVRQGVSAARGEYIAFTDVDLSAPIDQIPKLFSALKDGYDVAIGSRAVKGAEIPVHQPLYRELGGKTLNLIIRMLAVRGIKDTQCGFKLFRGDVARDIFSRCFINGWGFDVEALYLARKLGYTVAEVPVKWSHMEGSKLHPFKGALRVIADVIRMRLRS is encoded by the coding sequence TTGAATAGCGGCGCCGGTGACTCTAATATATATCTAAGCGTAATCATACCTGTATATAACGAGCAGAACAGGATCGGAGATTCGCTGATCGCTGTAGAGTCTTATCTCAAGAATTTCGGCAAGTCGTATGAGATAATTCTGGTCGATGACGGCAGCACGGATAGCACGCTCGATATTGTAAGACAGATAAGTAATAGCGGTAGATTGACCCGGATCGTCAGTTACCGGCAGAATATGGGCAAGGGCTATGCTGTCCGCCAGGGTGTGTCTGCCGCGCGCGGGGAGTATATAGCCTTTACCGATGTAGATTTATCCGCTCCAATAGACCAAATCCCCAAACTCTTTAGTGCCCTCAAAGATGGTTATGATGTCGCGATAGGGTCGCGCGCAGTCAAGGGCGCGGAAATTCCTGTCCACCAACCCTTATATCGCGAGCTTGGCGGCAAGACGTTAAATCTGATCATACGTATGCTTGCTGTTCGCGGAATCAAAGATACGCAGTGCGGATTCAAACTATTCAGGGGCGATGTCGCCCGCGACATTTTTTCGCGATGCTTCATAAACGGTTGGGGTTTTGATGTTGAGGCACTCTACCTCGCAAGAAAACTCGGCTATACGGTAGCTGAGGTCCCCGTAAAGTGGTCCCATATGGAAGGCTCCAAGCTTCACCCGTTCAAGGGAGCCCTAAGAGTGATCGCAGATGTTATCCGCATGCGCTTGCGAAGCTGA
- a CDS encoding glucose-1-phosphate thymidylyltransferase encodes MLRAQDFFDLEDFEFKSLFDNCEFVWEALSKVGRIALEHIMSVDGDNTIFGRVMSGAFVDDRNAVVIGEGTVVETGAFVQGPAIIGKNCQIRHGAYIRGDVIIGNNCIIGHTSELKNAIMLDYSQCPHFAYVGDSILGKRVNLGAGTVLSNLPVVSVKDQKSGKRPSIKVEIDGKVYDTGLSKFGAIIGDGSQTGCNVVTNPACLIGKNNLIYPGVSLKKGYYPDGKIIKLQQDLTMEDRHA; translated from the coding sequence ATGCTTAGAGCACAGGACTTTTTCGACCTCGAAGATTTTGAGTTCAAATCGCTGTTTGACAATTGCGAGTTCGTATGGGAGGCACTCTCGAAAGTCGGCAGGATTGCGCTTGAACATATAATGAGTGTCGACGGCGACAACACGATCTTCGGCAGGGTTATGAGCGGGGCATTTGTTGATGACCGCAACGCTGTTGTGATAGGCGAGGGGACCGTGGTAGAGACCGGCGCGTTCGTGCAGGGTCCGGCCATCATAGGCAAAAACTGCCAGATCCGCCATGGAGCCTATATTCGCGGCGATGTCATCATCGGGAACAACTGCATTATAGGTCATACGTCCGAGCTTAAAAACGCGATTATGCTCGATTATTCGCAGTGCCCGCATTTCGCGTATGTCGGCGACAGCATCCTCGGCAAGAGAGTGAACCTTGGCGCTGGGACCGTGCTCTCTAACCTGCCTGTGGTGAGTGTAAAAGATCAGAAGAGCGGTAAGCGGCCGTCCATTAAAGTTGAGATCGACGGAAAAGTCTACGATACGGGTCTATCCAAGTTTGGAGCGATAATCGGCGACGGCAGTCAGACGGGCTGCAACGTAGTCACGAACCCCGCATGCCTCATCGGAAAAAATAACCTTATATACCCCGGTGTCTCACTCAAGAAAGGCTACTATCCAGACGGCAAGATAATCAAGCTGCAGCAGGACTTGACCATGGAAGATAGACACGCCTAA
- a CDS encoding stalk domain-containing protein, producing the protein MKWPIVKPVIFCILIVFTGISAFGQVTSGSDGWVPVGSDKMLPLRALMSYAGGKCIHNGNQLICTIGKQELKLRIASKNIFLDGQIKQLDCETTEIDGITYVADSISHAIGWTYIPTTTGFVLHNPSLKKSLVITRRRWSVEPIAGSDATKKVGVWYITSFYPKGQGPYHWDDVVARGADMPLGGPYILSDPDVIKRQISQMHECGIDFILMDDTNTVWVDNSLVDKNIRAWFDYMDKLPGDERIPIAIASGGELNQHTDKNSWLKAVDYLYDTYAKRPSYLYENGKPVLHWYIEKDVWPEWHDERWNIRRTYHFFRTQDQVANGGWGYGSDEYPRCIKECLSFHPGWNLSPPGHKRESGDFYRQRWMNALRCEPEHVLLSDWNGWNEGTALEDSNSWKDTYGDTAPPWYRLLTQGYVAAYNGNLVDGFYYRDESQPHIVLWTNGELEPQSEYPHKIPVISLPSGMLDRLARSNLSK; encoded by the coding sequence ATGAAATGGCCAATTGTTAAGCCTGTTATATTTTGTATTCTCATAGTGTTCACAGGTATTTCAGCGTTTGGGCAAGTTACCTCTGGCAGCGATGGTTGGGTGCCTGTTGGTTCCGACAAAATGTTGCCGCTGCGCGCTTTGATGTCATATGCGGGCGGTAAATGTATCCATAACGGCAATCAGTTGATCTGCACGATAGGCAAGCAAGAGTTAAAGTTGCGAATCGCAAGCAAGAATATTTTCCTTGATGGGCAAATAAAGCAACTTGACTGTGAGACCACTGAAATCGATGGTATAACATATGTTGCCGACAGCATTTCTCATGCTATTGGATGGACATATATACCCACTACCACAGGCTTTGTTCTACATAACCCCTCCTTAAAAAAGAGTTTGGTAATTACTCGACGCCGATGGAGTGTCGAACCGATTGCCGGCAGTGATGCAACGAAAAAGGTTGGAGTATGGTATATCACTTCATTCTATCCGAAAGGTCAAGGGCCATACCACTGGGATGATGTTGTTGCCAGAGGAGCGGACATGCCTTTGGGTGGCCCATACATACTAAGTGACCCTGATGTTATTAAGCGGCAAATCAGTCAGATGCATGAGTGCGGTATTGATTTCATCTTGATGGATGATACTAACACTGTTTGGGTAGATAATAGCCTTGTTGATAAGAACATTCGCGCATGGTTTGATTATATGGATAAGTTGCCGGGCGATGAGCGCATTCCTATTGCTATTGCATCTGGTGGTGAATTGAACCAGCATACAGATAAAAACTCATGGCTAAAGGCAGTGGACTATTTGTATGATACATATGCAAAACGTCCCTCTTATTTATATGAGAATGGAAAACCTGTATTGCATTGGTATATCGAAAAAGATGTCTGGCCGGAATGGCATGATGAAAGGTGGAATATAAGGCGAACGTATCATTTCTTCCGGACACAGGATCAGGTTGCCAATGGTGGTTGGGGTTATGGTTCTGATGAATACCCCCGGTGTATAAAAGAGTGCCTGTCATTTCATCCTGGGTGGAACTTAAGTCCTCCCGGGCATAAGCGTGAAAGTGGAGATTTTTACAGGCAAAGATGGATGAACGCTTTGAGGTGTGAGCCGGAGCATGTTCTCCTTAGTGATTGGAATGGTTGGAACGAGGGTACGGCGCTGGAAGACTCGAATTCATGGAAAGACACATACGGCGACACTGCACCACCTTGGTACCGCTTACTGACTCAAGGATATGTTGCCGCATATAATGGAAATCTCGTAGACGGCTTTTACTATAGAGATGAGTCACAGCCACATATTGTATTGTGGACCAACGGTGAATTAGAACCTCAAAGTGAGTATCCTCACAAGATACCAGTTATTTCTCTTCCTTCAGGAATGCTCGATCGGTTGGCAAGATCGAATCTCAGCAAGTAG